One genomic window of Bradyrhizobium sp. B124 includes the following:
- a CDS encoding aminotransferase class V-fold PLP-dependent enzyme, which translates to MLPSQRHLFEIPREVCYLNSASYSPLPLKTLDAGRAAVGRKGQPWTIDAGFAGRQHERARTAAARLINADPDDVALIPAISYGIATVAKALTIPRGTRVIVLENDHSSPVLEWHARAEAQGFVVDTVRQPADGDWTSAVLATIERPGAPPVGLASISSVHWADGGIIDVDRVQATLRRHGAMFVIDATQSAGVVAMDVTKLDPDAVIFPTYKWLIGPYGRAFLYVAKRHQNGVPLEQTSAGRRDVNSEKPVYFGDLAYVDNARRYDMGERDHFITLEMASIGMEMMAEWGAVAVSARLAMLNERIADGVRDLGLNLLARSVRAPHILSLGMAGGIPKELIARLAAENIHVALRLGRMRISPHVFNDEADVDRLVAGLTKALRG; encoded by the coding sequence ATGCTTCCCTCCCAGCGCCATCTGTTCGAGATCCCACGTGAGGTCTGCTACCTGAACTCCGCGTCCTACAGCCCACTGCCGCTGAAAACGCTCGACGCCGGCCGCGCGGCGGTCGGACGCAAGGGCCAGCCCTGGACGATCGACGCCGGTTTCGCCGGCCGCCAGCATGAACGCGCGCGCACCGCGGCGGCACGCCTGATCAATGCCGATCCTGATGACGTCGCGCTGATCCCGGCGATCAGCTACGGCATCGCGACCGTGGCGAAGGCGCTGACCATTCCGCGCGGCACGCGCGTTATCGTGCTGGAGAACGATCACTCCTCGCCGGTGCTGGAATGGCACGCCCGCGCCGAGGCGCAGGGTTTCGTCGTCGACACCGTGCGCCAGCCCGCCGACGGCGACTGGACGTCGGCGGTGCTCGCGACGATCGAGCGGCCGGGCGCGCCGCCCGTCGGCCTCGCCTCGATCTCGTCGGTGCATTGGGCGGACGGCGGCATCATCGACGTCGACCGGGTGCAAGCAACGCTGCGGCGGCATGGCGCGATGTTCGTGATCGACGCGACGCAGAGCGCGGGTGTCGTCGCGATGGATGTGACAAAACTCGACCCCGACGCCGTGATCTTCCCGACCTACAAATGGCTGATCGGTCCCTACGGCCGCGCTTTTCTCTACGTTGCAAAACGTCACCAGAACGGCGTGCCGCTGGAGCAGACCTCCGCCGGCCGCCGCGACGTCAATTCCGAGAAGCCGGTCTATTTCGGCGATCTCGCCTATGTCGACAACGCCCGGCGCTATGACATGGGCGAGCGCGATCATTTCATCACGTTGGAGATGGCCTCGATCGGCATGGAGATGATGGCGGAATGGGGTGCTGTCGCCGTCAGCGCGCGGCTCGCGATGCTTAACGAGCGGATCGCCGATGGCGTGCGCGATCTCGGGCTCAATTTGTTGGCGCGCAGCGTGCGCGCGCCGCATATCCTCAGCCTCGGCATGGCCGGCGGCATCCCGAAGGAATTGATCGCGCGGCTCGCCGCCGAGAACATCCACGTCGCGCTGCGGCTCGGCCGGATGCGGATCTCGCCGCACGTGTTCAACGACGAGGCCGATGTGGATCGCCTCGTCGCAGGCTTGACCAAAGCGCTGCGCGGCTAA
- a CDS encoding YbfB/YjiJ family MFS transporter: protein MSMSANVDHHRGHHAGSHRDAGGPLWLSAAAGLCASLVGLGLARFAYTPLIPALIAAKWFTPAEAVYLGAANLAGYLAGALIARDLGARIGSVWALRGMMLLAAVTCFACAVPISFIWFFGFRFLAGITGGVIMVLAATAILPHTAPSKRGLIGGVIFAGVGLGVAASGTLVPLLLQQGVKQAWYGLGVLSAVLTLISWKAWPAEVPAAHAAAEPQVASHSVRSPLVIALCVEYGLNALALVPHMVFLVDFVARGLGQGIAAGSYYWVLYGIGAVIGPLLTGHLADRAGFAAALRAAFLIETVAVALPAVTKSPAALIVSSLIVGGFTPGIVPLVIGRIHELIPHSAASQRSAWARATTTFALFQAAGAYGLSWLFAHSSGDYALLFVIGAAGVAVALAIELVSVVALGRKRS, encoded by the coding sequence ATGTCCATGTCAGCCAATGTCGATCATCATCGGGGCCATCACGCCGGATCGCATCGCGATGCTGGCGGGCCGCTGTGGCTATCGGCGGCCGCGGGGCTGTGCGCCTCGCTGGTCGGGCTCGGGCTGGCGCGCTTTGCCTACACGCCGCTGATCCCGGCGCTGATCGCGGCCAAATGGTTCACGCCGGCGGAAGCCGTCTATCTCGGCGCCGCCAACCTTGCCGGCTATCTCGCCGGCGCGCTGATCGCCCGCGATCTCGGCGCGCGCATCGGCTCGGTGTGGGCGTTGCGCGGAATGATGCTGCTGGCTGCCGTCACCTGCTTTGCCTGCGCGGTGCCGATCTCCTTCATCTGGTTCTTCGGTTTCCGCTTCCTTGCCGGCATCACGGGCGGGGTGATCATGGTGCTGGCGGCGACTGCGATCCTGCCGCACACGGCGCCTAGCAAGCGCGGCCTGATCGGCGGCGTGATCTTCGCCGGTGTCGGACTGGGTGTCGCAGCGTCGGGAACGCTGGTGCCGTTGTTGCTGCAGCAGGGCGTCAAGCAGGCCTGGTACGGCCTTGGCGTGCTGTCGGCGGTGCTGACATTGATCAGCTGGAAGGCGTGGCCGGCGGAAGTGCCAGCCGCGCATGCTGCTGCCGAGCCGCAGGTCGCGTCGCATAGTGTGCGCTCGCCGCTGGTGATCGCGCTGTGCGTGGAATATGGCCTCAATGCGCTGGCGCTGGTGCCGCACATGGTGTTCCTGGTTGATTTCGTCGCCCGCGGCCTCGGGCAGGGCATCGCGGCAGGATCGTACTACTGGGTGCTGTACGGCATCGGCGCCGTGATCGGACCGCTGCTGACGGGGCATCTCGCCGACCGTGCCGGCTTCGCTGCGGCGCTGCGTGCCGCGTTCCTGATCGAGACGGTCGCGGTCGCGCTGCCCGCCGTGACGAAGTCGCCAGCCGCGCTGATCGTGTCGAGCCTCATTGTCGGCGGTTTTACGCCGGGCATCGTGCCACTGGTGATCGGCCGCATCCACGAGTTGATCCCGCATTCGGCCGCGAGCCAGCGCTCCGCATGGGCACGGGCGACCACGACCTTCGCGCTGTTCCAGGCGGCAGGCGCCTACGGCCTGTCCTGGCTGTTCGCGCACAGCAGCGGCGATTATGCGCTGCTGTTCGTGATCGGCGCGGCCGGAGTCGCTGTCGCGCTGGCGATCGAACTGGTCAGCGTCGTCGCGCTGGGGCGCAAGCGGAGTTAG
- a CDS encoding 4-oxalocrotonate tautomerase family protein, whose translation MPVVTIQVTREGTTPGVSSTTPEQKAALIRGTSELLRDVLGKPMESTFVIIEEVDTDNWGWGGLPALDYRKKLAAATALKSSR comes from the coding sequence ATGCCTGTTGTCACCATCCAGGTCACGCGTGAGGGGACGACGCCGGGTGTGTCGTCCACCACGCCTGAGCAGAAGGCGGCGCTGATCAGGGGCACCAGCGAATTGCTGCGCGACGTGCTCGGCAAGCCGATGGAATCGACCTTCGTCATCATCGAGGAAGTCGATACCGATAATTGGGGCTGGGGCGGGCTGCCCGCGCTGGACTATCGCAAGAAACTCGCTGCCGCTACGGCGTTGAAATCTTCCCGCTGA
- a CDS encoding SDR family oxidoreductase has protein sequence MGAEQKVAIITGASQGIGEALVRGYRDRNYRVVANSRSIKPSTDADVLAVPGDIGDPEVADRIVKQALARFGRVDTLVNNAGIFVAKPFTDHTDQDYASVLATNLNGFFYITRRVAKEMVKQGSGHIVQITTSLVDHANSNVPSVLASLTKGGLSAATKSLAIEYAANGIRVNAVAPGVIKTPMHAPETHDFLAKLHPVGRMGEMKDIVDAVLFLEGAGFVTGEILHVDGGQSAGH, from the coding sequence ATGGGTGCAGAGCAAAAGGTTGCCATCATCACCGGTGCGTCGCAGGGGATCGGCGAGGCACTGGTCAGGGGCTACCGCGATCGCAACTACCGCGTCGTCGCCAATTCCCGCAGCATCAAGCCGTCGACCGATGCTGATGTGCTGGCGGTCCCGGGCGATATCGGCGATCCCGAGGTCGCCGATCGCATCGTCAAGCAGGCCCTCGCGCGCTTCGGTCGCGTCGACACGCTGGTGAACAATGCCGGCATCTTCGTCGCCAAGCCGTTCACCGATCACACCGACCAGGACTACGCGTCGGTGCTCGCAACCAACCTCAACGGCTTCTTCTACATCACCCGCCGCGTGGCGAAGGAGATGGTGAAGCAGGGGTCCGGGCATATCGTGCAGATCACGACGAGCCTCGTCGACCACGCCAACAGCAACGTGCCCTCGGTGCTGGCGTCCCTGACCAAGGGCGGGCTGAGCGCGGCGACCAAGTCGCTCGCGATCGAATATGCCGCCAACGGCATCCGCGTGAACGCAGTTGCGCCCGGCGTGATCAAGACGCCGATGCACGCCCCCGAGACCCACGACTTCCTCGCCAAGCTGCATCCGGTGGGCCGCATGGGCGAGATGAAGGACATCGTCGACGCCGTGCTGTTCCTGGAAGGCGCGGGCTTCGTCACCGGCGAGATCCTGCATGTCGACGGCGGCCAGAGCGCCGGTCACTGA
- a CDS encoding LysR family transcriptional regulator, translating into MDRIDAMKVFVAAVDEGSLAGAGRKLRRSPAAVSRAIAFLEHHVGAELLHRTTRSLKLSDAGQRYAAACRRILSELEEADISAGGERSAPRGTLTITAPVVVGEDVLRPLLDAFMTEYPAVTVRLVMLDRTVNLIDEGIDVALRIAQLADSNFVAIKLGEVRRVVAASPGYLAQHPDISEPADLAKHQIIAMTHFGLDSWSFPPAAKSKVARAVQFAPRLSVNTVRAAVASASEGHGVTRLFSYHIAEEIRDGRLQILLAKDEHPALPVHLLAPQGRFDVPKVRAFVDFAAPRLKRYFERLSREASQASRSRRGRVSAE; encoded by the coding sequence ATGGACCGCATCGACGCCATGAAGGTCTTCGTCGCGGCGGTCGACGAGGGCAGCCTTGCCGGTGCGGGACGGAAACTGCGGCGCTCGCCGGCGGCGGTCAGCCGGGCGATCGCATTCCTCGAACATCATGTCGGCGCCGAACTGCTTCATCGCACCACGCGGTCGCTGAAGCTGAGCGACGCCGGCCAGCGTTACGCGGCGGCGTGCCGGCGAATCCTCAGCGAGCTGGAGGAGGCCGACATCTCGGCCGGCGGCGAGCGGTCGGCGCCACGCGGCACGCTGACCATCACCGCACCCGTCGTCGTCGGCGAGGACGTGCTGCGGCCGCTGCTCGACGCCTTCATGACCGAATATCCGGCGGTGACGGTGCGGCTCGTGATGCTCGATCGCACCGTCAATCTGATCGACGAGGGCATCGACGTCGCGCTGCGCATCGCGCAGCTCGCCGATTCCAATTTTGTCGCGATCAAGCTCGGTGAGGTGCGCCGTGTGGTCGCGGCGTCGCCCGGCTATCTTGCGCAGCACCCTGATATCAGCGAGCCGGCTGATCTCGCAAAACACCAGATCATTGCGATGACGCATTTCGGGCTCGACTCCTGGAGCTTTCCGCCGGCCGCGAAGTCGAAGGTGGCGCGCGCGGTCCAGTTCGCGCCGCGCCTGTCCGTCAACACGGTGCGGGCGGCGGTCGCCTCGGCCAGCGAGGGGCACGGCGTCACCCGGCTGTTCTCGTATCACATTGCCGAGGAAATCCGTGACGGGCGATTGCAGATCCTGCTTGCCAAGGACGAGCATCCGGCCTTGCCGGTGCATCTGCTGGCGCCGCAGGGTCGCTTCGACGTGCCGAAGGTGCGCGCCTTCGTCGATTTCGCGGCGCCGCGGCTGAAGCGCTATTTCGAGCGGCTGTCGCGCGAGGCCAGCCAGGCCAGTCGTTCGCGCCGCGGAAGAGTGTCTGCCGAATAG
- a CDS encoding glyoxalase superfamily protein produces the protein MRDFRDAKAMAQTLREALAAKSIPLTHSDSLELVARLFGQRDWNTLAARIQAAGPPSTPAQAADSTAESPPIAARQEIAVDSAVLDNYAGFYKLSDRAVFTVTPDEHHLVMQLTGQRSVRFFAESVTEFFARIVDAQVSFVVGPDGRATSLILHQNGSDIAMARIDAAAAGKIADQTAERVKNQSASPGTEAALHRLIDGIASGNPNYNEMSPALAAATRKQMTWLQPLADLGTIQAIRFLGVGEQGEDVYSVRQANGAAHWRIALDDKGIISTAWVTPGP, from the coding sequence ATGCGCGACTTTCGTGATGCCAAGGCCATGGCGCAGACGCTGCGCGAAGCGCTCGCCGCCAAATCGATCCCCCTCACCCACAGCGACAGCCTGGAGCTGGTCGCCAGATTGTTCGGTCAGCGCGACTGGAACACGCTGGCGGCGCGGATACAGGCCGCCGGACCGCCAAGCACGCCGGCACAGGCTGCAGACTCCACTGCAGAATCACCGCCGATCGCCGCGCGGCAGGAAATCGCGGTGGATTCCGCCGTGCTCGACAATTATGCCGGCTTCTACAAGCTCAGCGACCGCGCCGTGTTCACGGTGACACCCGACGAACATCATCTGGTGATGCAACTGACCGGGCAGCGCTCGGTGCGGTTCTTTGCGGAGAGCGTGACCGAATTCTTCGCCAGGATTGTCGACGCCCAGGTCAGCTTCGTCGTCGGACCGGACGGACGAGCCACCTCGCTGATTCTGCATCAGAACGGCAGCGATATTGCGATGGCGCGTATCGATGCCGCGGCGGCAGGCAAGATCGCCGATCAGACGGCGGAGCGCGTCAAGAACCAGTCGGCCAGTCCTGGAACCGAGGCTGCGCTGCACCGCCTGATCGATGGGATCGCCTCGGGGAATCCCAACTACAATGAGATGAGCCCGGCGCTGGCGGCGGCGACCCGCAAGCAGATGACGTGGCTTCAGCCCCTTGCGGACCTCGGGACGATCCAGGCGATCCGCTTTCTTGGTGTCGGCGAGCAAGGTGAAGACGTCTATAGCGTCAGACAGGCGAACGGCGCCGCGCACTGGCGCATCGCGCTCGACGACAAGGGCATCATTTCAACCGCGTGGGTGACTCCCGGCCCGTAA
- a CDS encoding tetratricopeptide repeat protein — MARTAAAETWSLGRAWARTARLCLLATGLALTNLTYPATVRAQDLPPVPGEATFSAANGYARLVLKLKEDVESEVTTAGSIIVIRFKRPVDIPVEKLSDAVPDYVGAARRDPDGSAIRLSLARRVTINTMTAGERIFVDFLPDGWTGPPPSLPQEVIRELAERARAAERLLRIQRAADAAKKKPPIRVRALVQPTFVRFVFEVPDGVSVSSVLNEQKLTLSFNSVLSFDLADAKVAAPPNVASISSRADTDTSAVDVTLIGDVDVHSFRDEKNYIVDVAFQQSEQQPAAKPSLSSLLPTPRGKPKGAAAIAPVTSESIAQQAKIEIKSEQPKSEQSKSEQSKAEQPKAEPAKSEQVKSEPVKSEQVQSEPVKPEQATTEQPAPAPVKSEQPRSELPNSELPKIAAAPAADVEKAAAPAAPREGSAATAQSDAPKPALAVATAPAMEAPKPAAAPSPPAEARANAKSAASSAVEAQRDSDGLRVTFSFPGVTPAALFRRADTVWMVFDTPEAIDVDPIRAKAGSLISDVSRIALEKGQAVRFRLNRPQMPSLESDDRSRGVSWTLTFADRVQKPPLPLSVVRNISEPSLANVSVPLANSGQLHRLIDPDAGDTLWVVTAPPPTRGIIKRQDFVELSLLESIHGVVVHPNADDVKAEVGADKVTLGRPGGLTLSSADVAAERATAAVKPLFDPDEWRKNQSENFLKQLDGLIAAASTANAEQLPQARLDLADFYMARAMYQEAHGVANLILSESKRGSEAASVVMVHAVASILIGHPAQGLKDLANPVIGNGYDSQLWKGLAFAREGKWPEAREKFKNAEFAVATLPPDLQRIVTIDSMKASLEVKDYAGAARRKSDLDVVGIPDALKPAVAVLRGRLAEALGQEKDALDAYRFAAGSPDRQAAAEGRLLETLLRQKRGEIGRDDVLKELELLSMLWRGDNIELKTLYVLSQIYAETARYADAFAVTRAATRLQPNAPESRQAQDAASALFVQLYLGPKGDEMAPIDALGTFYDYRELTPIGRRGDEMIRRLADRLVGVDLLDQAADLLQYQVDKRLEGAARAQVAARLAMVYLMNRKPDRAIGALRSTRIADLSGELRQQRLLLEARAQSDVGRHDLALDIISNITGREAIRLRSDIYWASRHWREASEQIELYYGDRWRDFTPLNPSEKADIIRAVVGYALAEDAIGLSRFREKYAPLMSGDADRLAFDAASKPVATSSAEFAQIARMAASVDTLDGFIREMKTRFPDATARAPLPDPVTTGSLADGPRAAPVSTLPVIKGERRAGATP; from the coding sequence ATGGCGCGAACGGCTGCCGCTGAAACATGGTCGCTAGGCCGCGCCTGGGCGCGGACTGCCCGTCTGTGCCTGCTCGCCACTGGCCTTGCCCTCACAAACCTCACATATCCAGCCACAGTGCGGGCCCAAGACCTGCCGCCCGTGCCGGGCGAGGCGACATTCTCGGCCGCGAACGGCTATGCCCGGCTGGTGCTGAAGCTGAAGGAGGATGTCGAGTCGGAGGTCACGACCGCCGGCTCGATCATCGTGATCCGCTTCAAGCGTCCAGTCGATATCCCCGTCGAGAAACTCTCGGATGCGGTGCCCGATTATGTCGGCGCCGCGCGCCGCGATCCCGACGGTTCGGCGATCCGCCTGTCGCTGGCGCGGCGCGTCACCATCAACACCATGACCGCCGGCGAGCGCATCTTCGTCGACTTTCTCCCCGACGGCTGGACCGGCCCGCCGCCGTCGCTGCCGCAGGAAGTGATCCGCGAACTGGCGGAGCGCGCCCGTGCCGCCGAGCGTCTGTTGCGCATCCAGCGCGCCGCCGATGCCGCCAAGAAGAAGCCGCCGATCCGGGTTCGCGCACTGGTGCAGCCCACCTTCGTCCGTTTCGTGTTCGAGGTTCCCGACGGGGTCAGCGTCTCCTCGGTGCTGAACGAGCAGAAGCTGACGCTGTCCTTCAACTCGGTCCTGAGCTTCGACCTAGCCGATGCCAAGGTTGCCGCTCCCCCGAACGTCGCGTCGATCAGCTCGCGCGCCGACACGGATACCTCGGCGGTCGACGTGACGCTGATTGGCGATGTCGACGTGCATTCGTTCCGCGACGAAAAGAACTACATTGTCGATGTCGCCTTCCAGCAGAGCGAGCAGCAGCCGGCGGCGAAGCCCTCGCTGAGCTCGTTGTTGCCGACGCCGCGCGGCAAACCGAAGGGTGCGGCTGCGATCGCGCCGGTGACGTCGGAAAGCATCGCGCAGCAGGCCAAGATCGAGATCAAGTCCGAGCAACCCAAATCTGAGCAATCCAAGTCCGAGCAATCCAAGGCAGAGCAACCCAAGGCGGAGCCGGCCAAGTCGGAACAGGTAAAGTCCGAGCCGGTAAAGTCCGAACAGGTGCAGTCGGAGCCGGTCAAGCCCGAACAGGCCACGACCGAACAACCGGCGCCCGCGCCCGTCAAATCGGAACAGCCGAGATCCGAGCTGCCTAATTCGGAGCTGCCGAAGATCGCCGCGGCGCCGGCGGCTGACGTCGAGAAAGCCGCTGCACCGGCCGCGCCGCGCGAGGGCAGCGCTGCGACGGCACAGAGCGACGCGCCAAAGCCTGCGCTTGCTGTCGCGACCGCGCCGGCCATGGAGGCGCCGAAGCCAGCGGCGGCGCCATCGCCGCCTGCCGAAGCCCGCGCCAACGCCAAGTCTGCTGCCAGTTCCGCGGTCGAAGCCCAGCGCGACAGCGACGGGTTGCGGGTGACGTTCTCATTCCCCGGCGTGACGCCGGCGGCGCTGTTCCGTCGCGCCGACACGGTGTGGATGGTGTTCGACACGCCTGAGGCGATCGACGTCGATCCGATCCGCGCCAAGGCCGGCTCGCTGATATCAGACGTCAGCCGGATCGCGCTGGAGAAAGGGCAGGCGGTGCGCTTCCGCCTCAACAGGCCGCAGATGCCGTCACTCGAGAGCGACGATCGCTCGCGCGGCGTGAGCTGGACGCTGACCTTCGCCGACCGGGTGCAGAAGCCGCCGCTGCCGCTCAGCGTGGTGCGCAACATCAGCGAGCCCTCGCTCGCCAATGTCAGCGTGCCGCTCGCCAATTCCGGCCAGCTCCACAGACTGATCGATCCCGACGCGGGCGATACGCTCTGGGTCGTGACCGCGCCGCCGCCGACCCGCGGCATCATCAAGCGGCAGGACTTTGTCGAGCTCTCATTGCTGGAATCGATCCACGGCGTCGTGGTTCATCCGAACGCCGACGACGTCAAGGCGGAGGTCGGCGCCGACAAGGTGACGCTGGGCCGGCCCGGCGGCCTGACGCTGTCGTCGGCCGACGTCGCCGCCGAGCGCGCGACCGCGGCGGTGAAGCCGCTGTTCGATCCGGACGAGTGGCGCAAGAACCAGTCGGAGAATTTCCTCAAGCAGCTCGACGGCCTGATCGCGGCGGCTTCGACGGCCAATGCCGAGCAGCTGCCGCAGGCGCGGCTCGATCTCGCCGATTTCTACATGGCACGCGCCATGTACCAGGAAGCCCATGGTGTCGCCAATCTGATACTGTCCGAAAGCAAGCGCGGCAGCGAGGCGGCCTCCGTGGTGATGGTGCACGCGGTTGCCAGCATCCTGATCGGGCACCCGGCGCAGGGCCTCAAGGACCTCGCCAATCCCGTGATCGGCAACGGTTACGATTCTCAATTGTGGAAGGGGCTCGCCTTCGCCCGCGAGGGCAAATGGCCCGAGGCGCGCGAAAAGTTCAAGAACGCCGAATTCGCGGTCGCGACGCTGCCGCCCGATCTGCAGCGCATCGTCACGATCGACTCGATGAAGGCCTCGCTCGAGGTCAAGGACTATGCCGGCGCCGCGCGGCGCAAGAGCGATCTCGACGTGGTCGGCATTCCCGACGCGCTCAAGCCCGCGGTTGCGGTGCTGCGCGGCCGGCTCGCCGAAGCGCTCGGCCAGGAGAAGGATGCGCTCGACGCCTATCGCTTCGCCGCCGGTTCGCCCGACCGGCAGGCCGCCGCCGAAGGCAGACTGCTGGAGACGCTGCTGCGGCAGAAGCGCGGCGAGATCGGCCGCGACGATGTGCTGAAGGAGCTCGAGCTCTTGTCGATGCTGTGGCGCGGCGACAATATCGAGCTGAAGACGTTGTATGTGCTGTCGCAGATCTATGCCGAGACCGCGCGCTATGCCGATGCCTTCGCGGTGACCCGTGCGGCGACCCGGCTGCAGCCGAACGCGCCGGAATCGCGCCAGGCGCAGGATGCCGCCTCGGCGTTGTTCGTGCAGCTCTATCTCGGCCCGAAGGGCGACGAGATGGCGCCAATCGATGCGCTCGGCACGTTCTACGATTATCGCGAGCTGACGCCGATCGGCCGCCGCGGCGACGAGATGATCCGCCGTCTCGCCGACCGTCTCGTCGGCGTCGATCTGCTCGACCAGGCCGCCGACCTCCTGCAGTACCAGGTCGACAAGCGGCTCGAAGGCGCGGCGCGCGCGCAGGTCGCCGCGCGGCTTGCGATGGTCTATCTGATGAACCGCAAGCCCGACCGCGCCATTGGCGCGCTGCGCTCGACCCGGATCGCGGATCTCTCCGGCGAACTGCGCCAGCAGCGGCTGCTGCTCGAGGCGCGCGCGCAGAGCGACGTCGGCCGGCACGACCTCGCGCTCGACATCATCTCGAACATCACCGGCCGCGAGGCGATCCGGCTGCGTTCGGACATCTATTGGGCGTCGCGGCACTGGCGCGAGGCGTCCGAGCAGATCGAGCTCTATTACGGCGACCGCTGGCGCGATTTCACGCCGCTCAACCCGAGCGAGAAGGCCGACATCATCCGCGCCGTGGTCGGCTACGCGCTCGCCGAGGACGCCATCGGGCTGTCCCGGTTCCGCGAGAAATACGCGCCGCTGATGTCCGGCGATGCCGACAGACTGGCGTTCGACGCGGCCAGCAAGCCGGTAGCGACCTCGAGCGCCGAATTCGCCCAGATCGCGCGGATGGCCGCCAGCGTCGACACGCTCGACGGCTTCATCCGCGAGATGAAGACCCGCTTCCCGGACGCCACCGCCCGCGCGCCGCTGCCCGATCCGGTCACGACCGGATCGCTGGCCGACGGGCCAAGGGCCGCGCCGGTCAGCACGCTCCCGGTCATCAAGGGCGAGCGCCGCGCCGGCGCGACGCCGTAG
- a CDS encoding flagellar protein FlbB: MKLLRDIRVMPVVLVAIFGLMVLKVAGLVLDGGYVFADDAPPAGPAGPSWAQQNFNFPGAPKTVADGKFKADPGDITGSVEGKDAKKDEAPKPAAPAAEAPKPDGVVVNLDAPPPVSASERAILERLQSRRQELETRAREVEIRESLLKAAEKRIEAKVEEAKANDAKTNADAAAKAEADAARFKGIVTMYENMKPKDAAKVFDRLEMTVLYQIASQIQPRKMSDILGLMQPEAAERLTVELARRAGGDKSVSTDDLPKIEGKMLTPKTN, encoded by the coding sequence ATGAAGTTGCTTCGTGACATCAGAGTGATGCCCGTGGTGCTGGTTGCGATCTTCGGCCTGATGGTGCTGAAGGTCGCGGGCCTCGTGCTCGATGGCGGTTACGTGTTTGCCGACGACGCGCCGCCGGCCGGCCCGGCCGGTCCATCTTGGGCGCAGCAGAATTTCAACTTCCCCGGCGCTCCCAAGACGGTTGCCGACGGCAAGTTCAAGGCCGATCCCGGCGACATCACGGGATCGGTCGAGGGCAAGGACGCGAAGAAGGACGAGGCACCGAAACCGGCCGCACCGGCCGCGGAGGCGCCCAAGCCCGACGGCGTGGTGGTCAATCTGGATGCGCCGCCGCCGGTGTCGGCCTCCGAACGCGCGATCCTGGAACGGCTGCAGTCGCGCCGCCAGGAACTCGAGACGCGTGCCCGCGAGGTCGAGATTCGCGAAAGCCTCCTGAAGGCCGCGGAGAAGCGCATCGAGGCCAAGGTCGAGGAGGCCAAGGCCAATGACGCGAAGACGAATGCCGATGCGGCGGCAAAGGCAGAAGCCGACGCCGCCCGTTTCAAGGGCATCGTCACCATGTACGAGAACATGAAGCCGAAGGACGCCGCAAAAGTGTTCGATCGGCTGGAGATGACCGTGCTCTACCAGATCGCCTCGCAGATCCAGCCTCGCAAGATGTCCGACATCCTCGGCCTGATGCAGCCCGAGGCCGCCGAACGGCTCACGGTCGAACTCGCCCGCCGCGCCGGCGGCGACAAGTCGGTATCAACAGACGATCTTCCCAAGATCGAAGGCAAGATGCTCACGCCGAAGACGAATTGA
- a CDS encoding DUF6468 domain-containing protein: MSHVLGLAIESLVAVLLMLTIGYCWLLNKRLQRLKADEHSLKATIAELITATEIAERAIGGLKHAVRDVNENLGNQLDAAVQMSAQLKNQLAEGDHVVRRLSKIAMAARPPEPAHAPAPAAPVAQAPRVSAARAVAAAAEAFTERRRAGGLAA; encoded by the coding sequence ATGAGTCATGTGCTTGGACTAGCAATCGAGAGTCTGGTAGCCGTGCTGCTGATGCTGACGATCGGCTATTGCTGGCTGCTCAACAAGCGGCTGCAACGGCTGAAGGCGGACGAGCATTCGCTGAAGGCGACGATCGCCGAATTGATCACCGCGACCGAGATCGCCGAGCGGGCGATCGGCGGGTTGAAGCACGCGGTGCGCGACGTCAACGAGAACCTCGGCAACCAGCTCGACGCGGCGGTGCAGATGTCGGCGCAGCTGAAGAATCAGCTGGCGGAAGGCGACCACGTGGTGCGCCGCCTGTCCAAGATCGCGATGGCCGCGCGGCCGCCGGAGCCCGCGCATGCGCCGGCACCCGCCGCGCCGGTGGCGCAGGCGCCCAGGGTTTCGGCCGCGCGCGCGGTTGCCGCGGCGGCTGAAGCCTTCACCGAGCGCAGGAGGGCCGGCGGCCTCGCTGCATGA